In the genome of Streptomyces sp. NBC_00190, one region contains:
- the uraH gene encoding hydroxyisourate hydrolase, whose protein sequence is MSTETTASVSTHILDTSIGKPAEGVAISLSARTGLDGEWAALGGSATDADGRCKDLPALPEGTTHVRLDFETETYFSKKQAAEAQQDAPRVRDSGPFFPEVTITFAVNPGEHYHVPLLLNPFGYSVYRGS, encoded by the coding sequence ATGAGCACCGAGACCACCGCGTCGGTGTCCACGCACATCCTGGACACCAGCATCGGAAAGCCCGCCGAGGGCGTCGCCATCTCCCTATCGGCCCGTACCGGGCTCGACGGAGAGTGGGCGGCCCTGGGCGGCTCCGCCACCGATGCGGACGGGCGCTGCAAGGACCTGCCCGCCCTGCCGGAGGGCACCACACACGTGCGTCTCGACTTCGAGACCGAGACGTACTTCTCCAAGAAGCAAGCCGCCGAGGCACAGCAGGACGCCCCCCGCGTAAGGGACAGCGGTCCGTTCTTCCCCGAGGTCACCATCACCTTCGCGGTGAACCCGGGCGAGCACTACCACGTACCGCTGCTGCTCAACCCGTTCGGCTACTCCGTTTACCGAGGGAGCTAG
- the pucL gene encoding factor-independent urate hydroxylase, giving the protein MATILGQNQYGKAENRVVKITRDGDTHHIKDLNVSVALSGDMDDVHYSGSNANCLPTDTTKNTVYAFAKEYGIESAEQFGIHLARWFVTSQEPIKRARIRIEEYAWDRIATSDANSKFIGADEVNHSFVRKGMETRVTQITYDGQNWEVISGLKDLIVMNSTNSEFWGYVKDKYTTLQEAYDRILATQVSGRWRFNWTDDEQRMPNWEKSYAETKKHMLQAFAETYSLSLQQTLYQMGSRIINHRSEIDEVRFSLPNKHHFLVDLEPFGLKNDNEVYFAADRPYGLIEATVLRDGVDARIPVDMTNL; this is encoded by the coding sequence ATGGCCACCATTCTGGGCCAGAACCAGTACGGCAAAGCAGAGAACCGCGTAGTCAAGATCACGCGGGACGGCGACACCCACCACATCAAGGACCTGAACGTCTCGGTCGCCCTCTCCGGCGACATGGACGACGTCCACTACTCCGGCTCGAACGCCAACTGCCTGCCGACGGACACCACCAAGAACACGGTGTACGCGTTCGCCAAGGAATACGGAATCGAGTCCGCCGAGCAGTTCGGCATCCACCTCGCGCGCTGGTTCGTCACCAGCCAGGAGCCGATCAAGCGGGCGCGCATCCGGATCGAGGAGTACGCCTGGGACCGGATCGCCACGTCCGACGCCAACTCCAAGTTCATCGGCGCCGACGAGGTGAACCACTCCTTCGTCCGCAAGGGCATGGAGACCCGCGTCACCCAGATCACGTACGACGGTCAGAACTGGGAGGTCATCTCCGGCCTCAAGGACCTGATCGTCATGAACTCCACGAACTCCGAGTTCTGGGGTTACGTGAAGGACAAGTACACGACCCTGCAGGAGGCGTACGACCGCATCCTGGCCACCCAGGTATCGGGTCGCTGGCGCTTCAACTGGACCGACGACGAGCAGCGGATGCCCAACTGGGAGAAGTCCTACGCCGAAACCAAGAAGCACATGCTTCAGGCCTTCGCGGAGACCTACTCCCTCTCGCTGCAGCAGACCCTGTACCAGATGGGTTCGCGCATCATCAACCACCGTTCGGAGATCGACGAGGTCCGCTTCTCGCTCCCGAACAAGCACCACTTCCTCGTGGACCTTGAGCCGTTCGGCCTCAAGAACGACAACGAGGTGTACTTCGCCGCGGACCGTCCGTACGGTCTGATCGAGGCCACTGTTCTCCGGGACGGCGTTGACGCCCGTATCCCCGTGGACATGACCAACCTCTGA
- a CDS encoding 8-oxoguanine deaminase, with protein MAASAAPDSAVERIVIENCAIATVDANDTEYASGYVVVAGNKIESIGAGKAPENLENVVRRIDGTGHLVTPGLVNTHHHFYQWITRGLATDHNLFNWLVALYPTWARIDEQMTYTAAQGSLAMMAKGGVTTAMDHHYVFPKGSGDLSGSIIRAASEMGVRFTLARGSMDRSEKDGGLPPDHAVETLEGALADTEATVKKHHDYSFDAMTQVAVAPCSPFSVSTELLKQGAELARRLGVRMHTHGSETVEEEQFCKELFGMGPTDYFESTGWLGEDVWMAHSVHMNDSDIAAFARTKTGVAHCPSSNARLAAGIARVPDMLAAGVPVGLGVDGTASNESGELHTELRNALLINRLNPVHRERALNARQALRLGTYGGAQVLGRADSIGSLEVGKCADLVMWNLSTLAHSSIADPVTALVFGAAAPVTLSLVNGKQIVENNRLLFADEDAIAASTREEAQRLARIAAQA; from the coding sequence ATGGCAGCATCGGCAGCCCCTGACAGCGCGGTCGAGCGCATCGTCATCGAGAACTGTGCGATCGCGACGGTCGACGCGAACGACACCGAGTACGCCTCGGGGTACGTGGTCGTCGCCGGCAACAAGATCGAGTCGATCGGTGCGGGCAAGGCCCCCGAGAACCTCGAGAACGTGGTCCGCCGCATCGACGGCACCGGGCACCTCGTGACCCCGGGTCTGGTCAACACGCACCACCACTTCTACCAGTGGATCACGCGTGGCCTGGCCACCGACCACAACCTCTTCAACTGGCTCGTCGCGCTGTACCCGACGTGGGCGCGCATCGACGAGCAGATGACGTACACGGCCGCCCAGGGCTCCCTGGCGATGATGGCCAAGGGCGGCGTCACCACCGCCATGGACCACCACTACGTCTTCCCCAAGGGCTCCGGCGACCTCTCCGGCTCGATCATCCGCGCCGCGTCCGAGATGGGTGTCCGATTCACCCTCGCCCGCGGCTCGATGGACCGCAGCGAGAAGGACGGCGGCCTGCCGCCGGACCACGCCGTCGAGACCCTCGAAGGCGCGCTCGCCGACACCGAGGCGACCGTCAAGAAGCACCACGACTACTCCTTCGACGCGATGACCCAGGTCGCCGTCGCCCCGTGCTCCCCCTTCTCGGTCTCGACCGAGCTGCTGAAGCAGGGTGCCGAGCTGGCCCGCCGACTGGGTGTGCGCATGCACACGCACGGCTCGGAGACCGTCGAGGAAGAGCAGTTCTGCAAGGAACTGTTCGGCATGGGCCCGACCGACTACTTCGAGTCGACCGGCTGGCTCGGCGAGGACGTGTGGATGGCGCACAGCGTCCACATGAACGACTCCGACATCGCCGCGTTCGCCCGTACCAAGACCGGTGTGGCGCACTGCCCGTCCTCCAACGCCCGTCTGGCCGCCGGCATCGCCCGCGTCCCGGACATGCTCGCCGCCGGTGTACCGGTCGGCCTCGGCGTCGACGGCACCGCCTCCAACGAGTCCGGTGAGCTGCACACCGAGCTGCGCAACGCGCTGCTGATCAACCGTCTGAACCCGGTCCACCGCGAGCGCGCCCTGAACGCGCGTCAGGCCCTGCGCCTGGGTACGTACGGTGGCGCCCAGGTCCTCGGCCGCGCCGACAGCATCGGCTCGCTGGAGGTCGGCAAGTGCGCCGACCTGGTGATGTGGAACCTGAGCACCCTGGCCCACTCCTCCATCGCCGACCCGGTCACCGCGCTGGTCTTCGGTGCGGCCGCCCCGGTGACCCTCTCGCTGGTCAACGGCAAGCAGATCGTCGAGAACAACCGACTGCTCTTCGCCGACGAGGACGCCATCGCCGCGTCCACGCGGGAAGAGGCCCAGCGCCTCGCGCGGATCGCCGCGCAGGCCTGA
- a CDS encoding nucleobase:cation symporter-2 family protein, which produces MAQAPRFRKDAVAVPEEKHPVDETLPPLKMFTSGLQHVAAMYAGVVAPPMIVGPAVGLSATETAFLMGASLFTAGLATLLQTLGFWKIGARLPFVNGVSFAGVTPMIAIGKGEGADAIPVIFGAIIVAGAVGFFAAPYFGKLVRFFPPVVTGTVITLIGVSLLPVAFNWSQGGNRTATDYGSMKNIGMAAVTLVIVLLMRKFLRGFLQQISILLGLVAGTLIALPLGMTSFDAVKNASVIGFPTPFHFGAPQFQVAAIVSMCIVMLVCMTESTADILALGKIVGRPADARTIEGGLRADTLGSAISPLFNGFMCSAFAQNIGLVAMTKVRSRFVVAAGGGILILLGLCPMAASVIGVVPLPVLGGAGIVLFGSVAASGIQTLAGAAMEKGENALIVAASVGIGLIPIAAPEFYHAFPKDLLVVLDSGISTGCVVAILLNLAFNHLGAGKDAGAAVPDPVPVH; this is translated from the coding sequence GTGGCCCAGGCGCCCAGGTTTCGCAAAGACGCAGTCGCAGTACCGGAGGAGAAGCACCCGGTCGACGAGACCCTGCCTCCGCTGAAAATGTTCACGAGCGGCCTCCAGCACGTGGCCGCCATGTACGCGGGTGTCGTGGCCCCGCCCATGATCGTCGGCCCCGCCGTCGGCCTCTCCGCCACCGAGACCGCCTTCCTGATGGGCGCCTCGCTCTTCACCGCAGGGCTCGCGACCCTCCTCCAGACCCTCGGTTTCTGGAAGATCGGTGCCAGACTCCCCTTCGTCAACGGCGTCTCCTTCGCCGGTGTGACCCCGATGATCGCGATCGGCAAGGGGGAGGGAGCGGACGCCATCCCCGTCATCTTCGGCGCGATCATCGTCGCCGGAGCCGTCGGCTTCTTCGCCGCCCCCTACTTCGGCAAACTCGTCCGCTTCTTCCCGCCGGTCGTGACGGGTACGGTCATCACCCTGATCGGCGTCTCGCTCCTGCCCGTCGCCTTCAACTGGTCGCAGGGCGGGAACCGCACCGCCACCGACTACGGCTCGATGAAGAACATCGGGATGGCGGCCGTCACCCTGGTCATCGTCCTGCTGATGCGCAAGTTCCTGCGCGGCTTCCTCCAGCAGATATCCATCCTGCTCGGCCTGGTGGCGGGCACGCTGATCGCTCTCCCGCTGGGCATGACCAGCTTCGACGCCGTCAAGAACGCCTCGGTGATCGGCTTCCCGACCCCGTTCCACTTCGGCGCCCCGCAGTTCCAGGTCGCCGCCATCGTCTCGATGTGCATCGTCATGCTCGTCTGCATGACCGAGTCCACCGCCGACATCCTGGCCCTCGGCAAGATCGTAGGCCGCCCGGCGGACGCGAGGACCATCGAGGGCGGCCTGCGCGCCGACACCCTCGGCAGCGCGATCAGCCCGCTCTTCAACGGCTTCATGTGCAGCGCCTTCGCCCAGAACATCGGCCTGGTCGCCATGACCAAGGTGCGAAGCCGGTTCGTCGTCGCCGCCGGCGGGGGCATCCTGATCCTGCTGGGCCTGTGCCCGATGGCGGCCTCCGTGATCGGCGTCGTCCCGTTGCCGGTCCTCGGCGGCGCCGGCATCGTGCTCTTCGGCTCGGTCGCGGCGAGCGGCATCCAGACCCTGGCGGGCGCGGCCATGGAGAAGGGCGAGAACGCCCTGATCGTCGCCGCCTCGGTGGGCATCGGCCTGATCCCCATCGCCGCGCCGGAGTTCTACCACGCCTTCCCGAAGGACCTGCTGGTCGTCCTCGACTCCGGCATCAGCACCGGCTGTGTGGTGGCGATCCTGCTCAACCTCGCCTTCAACCACCTCGGCGCCGGGAAGGACGCGGGCGCGGCCGTCCCGGATCCTGTCCCGGTGCACTGA
- a CDS encoding 3'-5' exonuclease, producing MAARTARPSLYISVDIEADGPIPGPYSMISFGASVAGRQDGGSYTAADPEELTFYRELRPISDEFVPEALAVSGLDRDRLVREGADPETAMAQFRAWVREVSVGAQPVMCGYPASFDWTFLYWYLMRFGGDSPFGHSGCLDMKTLYATKARVPLRAAVKGRMPKALLSGRRHTHHALDDAIEQAELMSNLMLWEGPADGQG from the coding sequence ATGGCAGCCCGTACCGCACGACCCTCCCTGTACATCTCCGTCGACATCGAGGCCGACGGGCCGATTCCCGGTCCGTACTCGATGATCAGCTTCGGGGCCTCCGTCGCCGGGCGGCAGGACGGCGGTTCGTATACGGCCGCCGACCCCGAAGAGCTCACCTTCTACCGCGAGTTGCGGCCGATCAGCGACGAGTTCGTGCCCGAGGCCCTCGCGGTGAGCGGGCTGGACCGGGACCGGCTGGTTCGCGAGGGCGCCGATCCGGAGACGGCCATGGCCCAGTTCCGCGCGTGGGTGCGCGAGGTCTCCGTCGGCGCGCAGCCCGTGATGTGCGGCTACCCGGCCTCCTTCGACTGGACCTTCCTGTACTGGTACTTGATGCGGTTCGGCGGCGACAGCCCCTTCGGCCACTCCGGATGCCTGGACATGAAGACCCTCTACGCGACGAAGGCGCGCGTACCGCTGCGGGCCGCCGTCAAGGGCCGGATGCCGAAGGCACTGCTCTCCGGCCGCCGGCACACCCACCACGCGCTGGACGACGCGATCGAGCAGGCCGAGCTGATGAGCAATCTGATGCTGTGGGAGGGGCCGGCGGACGGACAGGGCTGA